A single genomic interval of Hemibagrus wyckioides isolate EC202008001 linkage group LG13, SWU_Hwy_1.0, whole genome shotgun sequence harbors:
- the plekha1b gene encoding pleckstrin homology domain-containing family A member 1 isoform X4 has product MPYVDRQNRICGFLDIEENENSGKFLRRYFILDTLEGSLVWYMDNPQNLPEGTQCVGSMKLTYISKVSDATKLRPKAEFCFVINAGMRKFYLQANDKQDLVEWVTVLNNATKITVPKSGDPSGQNQAEACVEVLGAMKQVSYKTEIIGGVPIITTTQEKGEGQNGAEKGALRKPHGQVPYYLSRANQDQSVVKAGFCVKQGAVMKNWKRRYFMLDDNTISYFKSDLEREPLRVIPLKEVTKVQECKQSDLLMRDNLFELVTTSRTFYIQTDSPEEMHNWIKAISGAIVAQRGPGRSAASMRQARRFSNPCIQRYTSRSGERSTYVLRSQPIFPLAFPSSVCLHPSSE; this is encoded by the exons ATGCCTTACGTGGATCGGCAGAACCGTATCTGTGGCTTCCTGGACATCGAGGAAAATGAGAACAGCGGCAAGTTCCTGCGCCGCTACTTCATCCTGGACACACTGGAGGGTAGTCTGGTGTGGTACATGGACAAcccacag AACCTTCCAGAAGGAACTCAGTGTGTTGGCTCTATGAAGCTTACGTACATCTCTAAG gttAGCGATGCAACCAAGCTTCGACCCAAGGCAGAGTTCTGCTTCG TTATCAACGCCGGAATGAGGAAGTTCTACCTGCAGGCCAATGACAAGCAGGACCTGGTGGAATGGGTCACCGTGCTCAACAACGCCACCAAAATCACG GTCCCAAAGTCAGGAGATCCGAGCGGGCAGAACCAAGCGGAGGCGTGCGTGGAGGTCCTGGGTGCCATGAAGCAGGTCTCCTATAAGACCGAGATCATCGGAGGAGTtcccatcatcaccaccacacag GAGAAGGGTGAAGGGCAAAACGGGGCAGAGAAAGGGGCACTGAGGAAGCCTCATGGCCAGGTGCCCTACTACCTGAGCCGAGCCAACCAGGATCAGTCGGTGGTGAAGGCTGGCTTCTGTGTTAAACAGGGAGCAGTG ATGAAAAACTGGAAAAGACGATACTTCATGCTGGACGACAACACCATCAGCTATTTTAAATCAGATCTG gagaGAGAGCCACTCCGGGTTATTCCCCTGAAGGAGGTTACTAAAGTCCAGGAGTGTAAGcaaag tGATTTGCTGATGAGGGATAACCTCTTTGAGCTCGTCACTACCTCACGAACGTTCTATATTCAG ACGGACAGTCCAGAGGAGATGCACAACTGGATCAAGGCTATCTCCGGAGCGATCGTAGCCCAGCGAGGCCCCGGCCGCTCTGCTGCTTCA ATGCGTCAGGCCAGAAGGTTCTCAAACCCTTGTATTCAGAGGTATACGTCCCGCAGTGGCGAACGCAGCACGTATGTGTTGAGATCGCAGCCCATCTTCCCCCTGGCCTTCCCTTCCTCTGTTTGTTTGCATCCCAGCTCAGAGT